In Bosea sp. ANAM02, a single genomic region encodes these proteins:
- a CDS encoding sigma-70 family RNA polymerase sigma factor: protein MPVFEPIDQFVLAQVMSAPYLGAEEERELVQAFQETGCTRARDRIVLSHGRMVLKAVKKMAGYGMSETDLFQEGQIGLIEALKRFDLGKRGEVEGDAGPAAGYRFATYASYWVKAMLNDFIMRNQSLVKMGTTAVQKRLFFKLKATVRAIEAEFPHLPRKAVIERAAVQLNCLPAEAAAMFDRLSNADTSLNLRVGESEDGAERGDFLVDPSDTPDVVVGRKIDNERRGSGLMAAVAELDPRSRRVVEARYLVDSDDVATLETLSFEFGVSRERIRQIEQKALQKLKRALSRPAVAPEPLSDGEVAVETIAPATKSFQIAEHAVVPANEEVDPAKVKHFLGLGMSASSIAAEIGAEAADVMAVIAQQNMRRSRMAHAA, encoded by the coding sequence ATGCCCGTTTTTGAGCCGATTGATCAGTTCGTTCTCGCCCAGGTCATGTCCGCGCCGTATCTCGGCGCTGAAGAAGAGCGCGAGCTCGTTCAGGCGTTCCAGGAGACCGGGTGCACTCGTGCCCGTGATCGGATCGTCCTGTCCCATGGACGCATGGTGCTGAAGGCCGTCAAGAAGATGGCGGGCTACGGCATGTCGGAGACTGATCTCTTCCAGGAAGGACAGATCGGTCTGATCGAGGCCTTGAAGCGCTTCGATCTCGGCAAGCGTGGGGAAGTTGAAGGCGATGCGGGCCCGGCGGCGGGCTATCGGTTCGCGACCTATGCCTCCTATTGGGTCAAGGCGATGCTCAACGACTTCATCATGCGCAATCAGAGCCTCGTGAAGATGGGCACGACCGCGGTCCAGAAGCGGCTGTTTTTCAAGTTGAAGGCGACGGTGCGCGCCATCGAGGCCGAGTTCCCCCACCTGCCCCGTAAGGCGGTGATCGAGCGAGCTGCCGTGCAGCTGAACTGCCTTCCCGCGGAGGCAGCTGCGATGTTCGATCGGCTGAGCAACGCCGACACCTCCCTGAACCTCCGAGTGGGCGAGTCGGAGGACGGCGCCGAGCGGGGTGATTTCCTCGTCGACCCGTCCGATACGCCGGATGTCGTCGTTGGTCGCAAGATCGACAATGAACGCCGCGGCTCGGGCCTCATGGCGGCGGTGGCCGAGCTCGACCCGCGCTCCCGCCGGGTGGTCGAAGCTCGCTACCTGGTCGATTCCGACGATGTCGCCACCCTGGAGACGCTCTCTTTCGAATTCGGGGTGAGCCGCGAACGCATCCGCCAGATCGAGCAGAAGGCCCTGCAGAAGCTGAAGCGCGCTCTCTCTCGGCCGGCGGTGGCGCCTGAGCCCCTGTCGGATGGGGAGGTGGCTGTCGAGACGATCGCGCCCGCCACGAAGAGCTTCCAGATCGCTGAGCACGCGGTTGTGCCGGCAAACGAGGAGGTCGACCCGGCCAAGGTCAAGCACTTCCTCGGGCTCGGGATGAGCGCCTCGTCGATCGCGGCCGAGATCGGTGCCGAAGCGGCCGATGTGATGGCAGTGATCGCGCAGCAGAACATGCGCCGCTCCCGGATGGCACACGCGGCCTGA
- a CDS encoding ATP-binding protein, producing the protein MAEVDEIFGLSRELPIGLAPLKPKKSLVDLKLPPEVAVIVEEFMVEVRHAEALKRRKLDPRHKALLIGPPGNGKTVLATAIAVELGLPAYMVRYDDLISKTPGETSRNLLRLFSYAARQPSMLFFDEFDALGRERDNDQESGEMKRVVSTLLVQLDDVPSHVVCMAATNHAGMLDSAIWRRFNIRIELPRPKLERFAPFMQDEFKRYGFEPDTSKVDLLDAAMRIQPDHFSDAELFTRNVMRAFVVAEDRGTPITIEDAIARELDTWANGQTRLV; encoded by the coding sequence ATGGCGGAGGTCGACGAGATCTTCGGGTTGAGCCGCGAGCTTCCGATCGGGCTGGCACCTTTGAAGCCGAAGAAGTCACTCGTCGATCTGAAGCTGCCTCCCGAGGTCGCGGTGATCGTCGAGGAGTTCATGGTCGAGGTTCGACACGCGGAGGCCTTGAAGCGACGCAAGCTGGATCCCCGGCATAAGGCGCTGCTGATCGGGCCGCCCGGCAACGGTAAGACAGTGCTCGCGACGGCCATTGCGGTGGAGCTCGGGTTGCCGGCCTACATGGTTCGTTACGACGACCTGATCTCGAAGACGCCTGGTGAGACGTCGCGCAACCTCTTGCGTCTTTTCTCCTACGCGGCGCGGCAGCCAAGCATGTTGTTCTTCGACGAGTTCGATGCTCTCGGTCGCGAGCGCGACAACGATCAGGAGAGCGGGGAAATGAAACGAGTCGTGTCCACGCTGCTGGTCCAGCTGGATGACGTGCCGTCTCATGTTGTCTGCATGGCTGCTACCAACCATGCCGGAATGCTCGATTCCGCAATCTGGCGCCGCTTCAATATCCGTATCGAACTGCCGCGGCCGAAACTGGAGCGTTTCGCTCCCTTCATGCAGGACGAGTTCAAGCGCTACGGCTTCGAGCCGGATACAAGCAAGGTCGATCTGCTGGACGCGGCAATGCGAATTCAGCCGGACCACTTCTCCGATGCCGAACTGTTCACGCGAAACGTCATGCGCGCTTTCGTCGTGGCGGAGGATCGAGGGACGCCGATCACGATCGAGGATGCGATCGCGCGCGAGCTCGACACCTGGGCGAATGGTCAGACCCGCCTTGTCTAA
- a CDS encoding GNAT family N-acetyltransferase has protein sequence MIEIRRADRGDAGQVSAVILAALRESNARDYSADDIERIASEFGPEEVEGLIAVRWVLVAVTDGVIVGTAALDGGSVRTVFVAPAAQSHGVGRRLMQEVEALAADGGIKALTLRSSITAEGFYRRLGYRAAGEELRGTERVIVMTKGVASKAAQSTSRG, from the coding sequence GTGATCGAGATCAGGAGAGCGGACAGGGGTGATGCGGGCCAAGTTAGCGCAGTCATTCTGGCGGCTCTGCGAGAGAGCAACGCCCGCGACTACAGCGCCGACGACATCGAGCGGATCGCGAGCGAATTCGGGCCCGAGGAAGTCGAAGGGCTCATCGCCGTTCGCTGGGTCCTCGTGGCTGTCACTGACGGAGTGATCGTCGGAACGGCTGCCCTGGATGGCGGATCTGTCCGGACCGTATTCGTCGCACCGGCTGCGCAATCGCACGGGGTGGGCCGACGTCTGATGCAGGAGGTCGAGGCCTTGGCTGCGGATGGCGGGATCAAGGCTCTCACATTGAGGTCGTCGATCACTGCCGAGGGCTTCTACCGGAGATTGGGGTATCGCGCAGCAGGCGAAGAACTCCGAGGCACCGAGCGCGTCATCGTCATGACGAAAGGGGTTGCGAGCAAGGCTGCGCAGTCAACATCGAGAGGGTGA